A genomic stretch from Cervus canadensis isolate Bull #8, Minnesota chromosome 27, ASM1932006v1, whole genome shotgun sequence includes:
- the LOC122428670 gene encoding olfactory receptor 5K3-like, translating to MTEDNLSLATEFTLTGFTDHPELKPLLFLVFLTIYLITMVGNLGLVALIVTEHRLHTPMYIFLGNLALMDSCCSSAITPKMLQNFFSKDRMISLYECMAQFYFLCLAETADCFLLAAMAYDRYVAICKPLQYHTMMSKKLCVQMTMGAYTAGNLHSMIHTGFLFRLTFCRSHQINHFFCDVLPLYRLSCADPYINELMIFIFSGSVQVFSIIIVIISYLLILFMIFKMKTKEGKGKALSTCASHFLSVSMFYGSLLFMYIRPNSVNDTDKDIPLAIFYTLVIPLLNPFIYSLRNKEVINVMKKIMKKTS from the coding sequence atgacagaggataaccTCTCCTTGGCAACTGAATTTACCCTGACAGGATTTACAGATCACCCAGAGCTGAAGCCCCTTCTGTTCCTGGTCTTCCTTACCATCTATCTGATCACCATGGTGGGGAATCTTGGCCTGGTGGCATTGATAGTTACAGAGCATCGCCTTCACACACCAATGTACATCTTCCTGGGTAACCTCGCTCTGATGGATTCCTGTTGCTCCAGTGCCATTACCCCCAAGATGCTACAGAACTTTTTTTCCAAAGACAGAATGATTTCCCTCTATGAATGCATGGCACAATTTTACTTTCTCTGCCTTGCTGAAACTGCAGATTGCTTTCTCCTGGCAgcaatggcctatgaccgctatgtggccatatGCAAACCACTGCAGTACCATACCATGATGTCAAAGAAACTCTGCGTTCAGATGACCATGGGGGCCTACACAGCTGGAAACCTACATTCCATGATTCACACTGGATTTTTGTTTAGGCTAACTTTCTGCAGGTCTCATCAAATCAACCACTTCTTTTGTGATGTTCTTCCATTATATAGACTCTCCTGTGCTGACCCTTATATCAATGAAttaatgatatttatcttttcagGGTCAGTTCAAGTATTCTCTATTATCATAGTAATAATCTCTTATCTCCTCatccttttcatgatttttaagatgaaaaccaaagaaggaaaaggcaaagccCTATCCACCTGTGCATCCCACTTTCTCTCCGTCTCAATGTTCTACGGTTCCCTTCTCTTCATGTATATCAGACCAAATTCAGTTAATGACACAGATAAAGATATACCTCTTGCTATTTTTTATACACTAGTTATCCCTTTGTTAAATCCTTTCATTTATAGTCTAAGAAATAAGGAAGTAataaatgttatgaaaaaaattatgaagaaaacatCATAA
- the LOC122428907 gene encoding olfactory receptor 5K3-like, which produces MTEDNLSLATEFTLTGFTDHPELKPLLFLVFLTIYLITMVGNLGLVALIVTEHRLHTPMYIFLGNLALMDSCCSSAITPKMLQNFFSKDRMISLYECMAQFYFLCLAETADCFLLAVMAYDRYVAICKPLQYHTVMSQKLCVQMITGAYTAGNLHSMIHIGFLFRLTFCRSHQINHFFCDVLPLYRLSCADPYINELMIFIFSGSIQTFTITTVIISYLFILFTIFKMKSNKTRGKGLSTCASHFLSVSIFYGSLLFMYIRPSSVNEEEKDIPVAIFYTLVIPLLNPFIYSLRNREIIKVMRKIMKIS; this is translated from the coding sequence atgacagaggataaccTCTCCTTGGCAACTGAATTTACCCTGACAGGATTTACAGATCACCCAGAGCTGAAGCCCCTTCTGTTCCTGGTCTTCCTTACCATCTATCTGATCACCATGGTGGGGAATCTTGGCCTGGTGGCATTGATAGTCACAGAGCATCGTCTTCACACACCAATGTACATCTTCCTGGGTAACCTCGCTCTGATGGATTCCTGTTGCTCCAGTGCCATTACCCCCAAGATGCTACAGAACTTTTTTTCCAAAGACAGAATGATTTCCCTCTATGAATGCATGGCACAATTTTACTTTCTCTGCCTTGCTGAAACTGCAGATTGCTTTCTCCTGgcagtgatggcctatgaccgctatgtggccatatGCAAACCGCTGCAGTACCACACCGTGATGTCACAGAAACTCTGCGTTCAGATGATCACGGGGGCCTACACAGCTGGGAACCTGCATTCCATGATTCACATTGGATTTTTGTTTAGGCTAACTTTCTGCAGGTCTCATCAAATCAACCACTTCTTTTGTGATGTTCTTCCATTATACAGACTCTCCTGTGCTGACCCTTATATCAATGAAttaatgatatttatcttttcagGGTCAATTCAAACCTTTACCATTACCACAGTAATAATCTCTtaccttttcatcctttttacaattttcaaaatgaaatctaACAAGACCAGAGGCAAAGGCTTATCTACCTGTGCGTCCCACTTTCTCTCTGTCTCAATATTCTACggttctcttctcttcatgtaCATTAGACCAAGTTCagttaatgaagaagaaaaagacataccTGTTGCTATTTTTTATACTCTAGTTATTCCTTTACTAAACCCTTTTATTTACAGTCTAAGAAATAGGGAAATAATAAAAGTCATGAGAAAAATTATGAAGATTTCATAA
- the LOC122428902 gene encoding olfactory receptor 5K3-like, with translation MTQDNLSLATEFILIGFTDHPQLKPLLFLVFLTIYLITMVGNLGLVALIVTEHHLHTPMYIFLGNLALMDSCCSSAITPKMLQNLFSKDRMISLYECIVQFYFFCLAETAECFLLAAMAYDRYVAICKPLKYHTVMSQKLCAQMTAGAYTAGNIHPAIHVGFLFRLTFCRSHQINHFFCDVLPFYRLSCVDPYINQLMVFIFSGSIQTFTITTVIISYLFILFTIFKMKSNKTRGKALSTCASHFLSVSIFYGSLLFMYIRPSSVNEEEKDIPVAIFYTLVIPLLNPFIYSLRNKEVIKVMKRIMKIS, from the coding sequence ATGACTCAGGATAACCTCTCCTTGGCAACTGAATTTATTCTCATAGGATTTACAGACCACCCACAGCTGAAGCCCCTTCTGTTCCTGGTGTTCCTCACCATCTATCTGATCACCATGGTGGGGAATCTTGGCCTGGTGGCATTGATAGTTACAGAGCATCATCTTCACACACCAATGTACATCTTCCTGGGTAACCTCGCACTGATGGATTCCTGTTGCTCCAGTGCCATTACCCCCAAGATGCTACAGAACCTCTTTTCCAAAGACAGAATGATTTCCCTCTATGAATGCAtagtacaattttattttttctgccttGCTGAAACTGCAGAATGCTTTCTCCTGGCAGCAATGGCCTATGAtcgctacgtggccatctgcaaaccacTGAAGTACCACACCGTGATGTCACAGAAACTCTGCGCTCAGATGACCGCGGGGGCCTACACAGCTGGGAACATTCATCCCGCGATTCATGTAGGGTTTCTGTTTAGGCTAACTTTCTGCAGGTCTCATCAAATCAACCACTTCTTTTGTGATGtgcttccattttacagactCTCTTGTGTGGACCCTTATATCAATCAACTGatggtatttatcttttcagGGTCAATTCAAACCTTTACTATTACCACAGTAATAATCTCttatcttttcatccttttcacaattttcaaaatgaaatctaACAAGACCAGAGGCAAAGCCCTATCTACTTGTGCGTCCCACTTTCTCTCTGTCTCAATTTTCTACggttctcttctcttcatgtaCATTCGACCAAGTTCagttaatgaagaagaaaaagacataccTGTTGCTATTTTTTATACTCTAGTTATTCCTTTACTAAACCCTTTTATTTATAGTCTAAGAAATAAGGAAGTAATAAAAGTCATGAAAAGAATTATGAAGATTTCATAA